From a region of the Nitrospira sp. genome:
- a CDS encoding GspE/PulE family protein, whose product MQAKPMTQNLQELQQKVEHAEHVKRITTQVHAASNLDQILLDLHKDILSLFDAEDLTLFAFDAEKKEIFSKVPHIDSVEEVRIPITEQSLAGFCAKYLRPVNITDAYNMMELQAIHPSLLHDTSYDKRTGFKTKQVLTYPIVADNKYLMGVLQLLNKKSGSRFTRKDEEAVDEIAKALGIAFFNLRKISKKNPTKFDLLVSNNRITQNELDQAIADSRKGMSDLESILIEKCKVPKIDIGKSLAQFYKCPYIEYSERTLVDVELLKNLNVDYLKKNHWMPLKRDRTAIEILTDDPGDLDRVQDIKRTFPGLNIRFAVSLRRDIAQFLTSATGQTDTGGRKLDENVSDILGELVTEAQAEAMEDSAGAGGLDENDSAIVRLANQIIADAYRQNASDIHIEPYGEKRETLVRFRVDGDCFEYMKIPQSYRRAIVSRLKIMASLDIAERRKPQDGKIKFKLSETKEIELRVATLPTAGYNEDVVMRILAASEPLPLDKMGFSDRNLRVLKEISEKPYGIILCVGPTGSGKTTTLHSVLGNINTPDIKIWTAEDPVEITQYGLRQVQVQPKIGLTFANAMRAFLRADPDVIMVGEMRDKETADTGIEASLTGHLVLSTLHTNSAVETVTRLLDMGCDPFSFADAMLGVLAQRLARRICKECKEQYIGTKEEYEELRLGYGAEYWDKLGIKQDNTFRLSRGKGCETCNRSGFKGRVALHELLLGTDQLKRMVQQKARTEEMLKTALEEGMTTLVQDGVQKVLQGHTTYKEVKAVAIK is encoded by the coding sequence ATGCAAGCCAAGCCGATGACTCAGAACCTTCAGGAGCTGCAGCAAAAGGTCGAGCACGCCGAGCACGTCAAACGGATCACCACTCAGGTTCACGCGGCCAGCAATCTTGATCAAATCCTCCTCGACTTGCACAAGGACATCCTGAGTCTATTCGACGCAGAAGACCTGACGCTCTTCGCATTTGACGCTGAAAAGAAAGAAATCTTCTCCAAAGTTCCGCATATCGACAGCGTCGAAGAAGTCCGCATCCCCATTACCGAGCAGAGTCTCGCCGGTTTCTGCGCCAAATACCTCCGCCCCGTCAATATCACCGACGCCTACAACATGATGGAGCTCCAAGCGATCCATCCGTCGCTGCTTCACGACACATCCTACGATAAGCGCACCGGCTTCAAAACCAAACAGGTTCTGACATATCCCATTGTCGCCGACAACAAATACCTGATGGGAGTCCTGCAACTTCTCAACAAAAAAAGCGGGAGTCGGTTTACCCGCAAAGATGAAGAGGCCGTCGACGAAATCGCGAAGGCGCTTGGAATCGCCTTCTTCAATCTTCGGAAGATCTCAAAAAAGAACCCCACCAAGTTCGATCTCTTGGTCAGCAACAACCGGATTACACAGAATGAACTCGACCAGGCTATCGCGGACTCCCGAAAAGGGATGAGCGACCTGGAGAGCATCCTGATCGAAAAATGCAAAGTCCCGAAGATCGATATCGGCAAATCGCTCGCCCAGTTCTATAAGTGTCCGTATATCGAGTACAGTGAGCGCACCCTTGTCGATGTGGAGTTGCTGAAGAACCTCAACGTCGACTACCTCAAAAAGAACCATTGGATGCCGCTCAAACGAGACCGCACGGCCATCGAGATTCTCACCGACGATCCCGGAGATCTTGACCGCGTCCAAGACATCAAGCGAACGTTTCCCGGGCTCAATATTCGCTTTGCCGTCAGTCTGCGCCGCGACATCGCGCAATTTCTGACCTCCGCCACCGGACAAACCGATACTGGAGGGAGGAAACTCGATGAAAACGTGTCCGATATTCTCGGCGAACTCGTTACCGAGGCACAAGCCGAGGCGATGGAGGATTCCGCCGGAGCCGGAGGTTTGGACGAAAACGACAGCGCGATCGTCCGTCTGGCCAACCAGATCATCGCCGATGCCTACCGTCAAAATGCATCGGACATTCACATCGAGCCGTATGGAGAAAAGCGCGAAACGCTCGTGCGTTTTAGAGTCGATGGGGATTGTTTCGAATACATGAAGATCCCTCAGAGTTACCGCCGCGCCATCGTCTCGCGACTCAAGATCATGGCGAGTCTGGACATTGCCGAGCGCCGCAAACCTCAAGACGGCAAGATCAAGTTCAAGCTTTCGGAGACGAAAGAGATCGAACTCCGCGTCGCGACGCTTCCCACAGCCGGATACAACGAAGACGTGGTCATGCGTATCCTGGCGGCAAGCGAGCCGCTGCCTCTCGACAAGATGGGGTTCTCTGATCGGAACCTCAGAGTGTTGAAGGAGATTTCGGAAAAGCCCTACGGCATCATTCTGTGCGTTGGTCCGACCGGCTCCGGGAAAACCACCACCCTTCACTCGGTACTCGGCAACATCAACACCCCCGACATTAAAATATGGACAGCGGAAGATCCGGTCGAAATTACACAGTATGGCCTTCGACAAGTGCAGGTCCAGCCGAAGATCGGGCTCACGTTCGCCAACGCGATGCGCGCCTTTCTTCGGGCCGACCCCGACGTCATCATGGTGGGAGAAATGCGGGACAAAGAAACCGCCGACACGGGCATCGAAGCGTCACTGACCGGCCATCTGGTATTGAGCACACTGCACACCAACAGCGCCGTCGAAACGGTCACGCGCCTACTCGATATGGGTTGTGACCCGTTCAGCTTCGCCGATGCCATGCTGGGTGTGCTCGCGCAACGTCTCGCTCGCCGTATCTGCAAAGAGTGCAAAGAGCAGTACATTGGAACCAAGGAGGAGTATGAAGAACTCCGACTCGGATACGGGGCTGAGTACTGGGATAAGCTCGGCATCAAACAGGATAATACCTTTCGGCTTTCTCGCGGGAAGGGGTGCGAAACGTGCAACCGCTCCGGCTTCAAGGGACGGGTCGCTCTACACGAACTCCTCTTGGGTACGGACCAACTGAAGCGAATGGTGCAACAGAAGGCTCGCACCGAAGAGATGCTCAAAACGGCACTCGAAGAAGGAATGACGACTCTTGTTCAAGACGGCGTTCAAAAAGTCTTGCAGGGCCATACGACCTATAAGGAAGTCAAAGCCGTCGCGATCAAATAG
- a CDS encoding DUF3393 domain-containing protein, whose product MRISKLLLASLILLAGCESADRVLTNADRVLGSRTSRTLLDVATGKDPKQILKERVDAYQRDPQAVIRDLRTIQRDFNTIMAALTGRVRQTWGEKEVKVPEQKKYVKYTQNYMSRTIVDFDSGSIVVETLDDKAPKESLKNAIVTTLLTPDDPRSVDLFSDKPVTLTSDRPPYLLGLVLDQQGQPIRTPAQAEAFAASTLETAAKTRPVDQNGVTKQSLIAEIKMVANFSNRQADKYRATVTRFAEQFKISPSLIFAVIRTESNFNPFAVSSAPAYGLMQLVPTSGGRDAYRKAKGTDTIPSRDYLFDPENNIELGSAYLNVLSYNLLEQIDNEVSREYCVISAYNTGPRNVFKSFANDSVAALNQINSLEPPAVYDRLRNNLPYQETRDYLVKVVTFRKQFVYLPEGNDR is encoded by the coding sequence ATGCGCATATCCAAACTCCTTCTCGCCTCATTGATCCTTCTCGCCGGATGCGAATCAGCCGATCGTGTCCTGACGAACGCCGACCGCGTGCTCGGCAGCCGCACCAGCAGGACTCTCCTTGACGTCGCGACGGGCAAGGATCCCAAGCAAATCCTCAAAGAGCGCGTCGATGCCTATCAGCGAGATCCCCAAGCCGTCATCAGGGACCTCCGGACGATCCAGCGCGACTTCAACACCATCATGGCCGCGCTGACGGGACGGGTGCGACAAACCTGGGGCGAGAAAGAAGTGAAGGTTCCGGAACAAAAGAAATACGTGAAATACACCCAGAACTATATGAGTCGTACCATCGTCGACTTCGACAGCGGGTCGATCGTGGTGGAAACCTTGGACGACAAGGCGCCGAAGGAGAGCTTGAAGAACGCGATCGTCACAACCTTGCTCACACCCGATGACCCGCGCTCCGTCGATCTCTTTTCCGACAAGCCGGTCACGTTGACCAGTGACCGGCCTCCCTATTTATTGGGCTTGGTGCTGGATCAACAAGGACAGCCGATCCGCACTCCCGCACAAGCCGAAGCGTTTGCGGCGTCGACCCTCGAGACCGCCGCCAAAACGAGACCCGTGGACCAGAATGGAGTCACCAAGCAGTCTCTGATCGCTGAGATCAAGATGGTGGCCAATTTCTCGAACCGGCAAGCAGACAAGTATCGGGCGACTGTCACCCGGTTTGCCGAGCAATTCAAGATCAGTCCCAGCCTTATTTTTGCCGTGATCAGAACAGAAAGCAACTTCAACCCCTTTGCGGTAAGCTCCGCCCCGGCTTATGGTTTGATGCAGCTGGTCCCGACCAGTGGAGGCCGTGATGCCTATCGAAAAGCCAAAGGCACGGATACGATTCCTTCACGAGATTATCTGTTCGATCCCGAGAATAATATCGAACTCGGCAGCGCCTATCTCAATGTGCTCTCGTATAATCTGCTCGAACAGATCGACAATGAAGTCTCTCGGGAATATTGCGTGATCTCGGCGTATAACACCGGCCCACGGAACGTCTTCAAGTCATTTGCCAACGACTCCGTAGCCGCCCTCAATCAAATCAATAGCCTCGAGCCACCGGCGGTCTATGACCGGTTGCGGAACAACCTGCCGTATCAGGAAACGAGGGATTACCTCGTGAAGGTCGTCACCTTCCGGAAGCAGTTTGTGTATCTGCCGGAAGGCAATGATCGTTGA
- a CDS encoding PilZ domain-containing protein, producing MDEPIFKSGSVSVTQQLRRHPRIRVTAPFPCSLTRVGAMRKTAVEAGLGIVYDVSAKGARVMTEAVITPGDRIAMSLRLPNQTNSMFIEAATVRWGKEHTYGVEFEGISPSDNKYLQSFITHLSNSGPTVTV from the coding sequence ATGGATGAGCCGATCTTCAAGTCAGGTAGCGTGTCTGTTACGCAGCAACTGCGCAGGCACCCTCGTATTCGCGTCACGGCTCCATTTCCGTGTTCCTTAACTCGCGTCGGCGCGATGAGGAAGACGGCTGTCGAAGCAGGGTTGGGCATCGTGTACGACGTATCCGCAAAAGGCGCGCGTGTGATGACCGAAGCCGTGATCACGCCCGGAGATCGTATCGCGATGAGTTTGCGGTTGCCCAATCAGACGAACTCGATGTTTATCGAGGCCGCCACGGTGCGGTGGGGAAAAGAACACACCTACGGTGTGGAGTTCGAGGGCATCTCTCCAAGCGACAACAAGTATCTCCAGAGCTTCATCACTCACCTGTCGAATTCTGGACCGACGGTGACGGTCTGA
- a CDS encoding DEAD/DEAH box helicase, protein MDTSVHPNFHALGLSEALLQDLTDAKFASPTPIQAQAIPPALAGRDVIGCAQTGTGKTAAFVIPIVERLAGLPKNQPQALILAPTRELALQISTTIEKLGRRRRISATVIVGGADMQAQVRGLRQRPDILVATPGRLLDHMWNGTISLSAIKVLVLDEADRMLDMGFAPQINQILDALPQERQTLLFSATLPTDLARLIHANVSNPVRVMITPSATTADGVTQAIHHTSHDAKGDLLLSLLGSDKDTALVFTRTKHRADRLGRMLNSAGHRVAVLHGDRSLSQRRAALEGFRRGSFRVLVATDIAARGIDVANIGHVINFDLPNCPEDYVHRIGRTARMKTTGRATSFVTGEDRHQLRDIERLLGYAVPLASGSAAPSSAISSEGRQAHRTERPSPNQWKRSRPHGRSNSGRPRAEASLSTASTAIRS, encoded by the coding sequence GTGGATACGTCTGTTCACCCTAATTTTCACGCTCTCGGTTTGTCCGAGGCACTTTTGCAGGACTTGACTGATGCCAAGTTCGCTTCACCGACACCTATTCAAGCACAAGCTATCCCACCTGCGCTCGCCGGGCGGGACGTCATCGGGTGTGCTCAGACCGGGACAGGCAAGACCGCAGCTTTTGTGATTCCGATCGTCGAACGGCTCGCGGGGCTGCCGAAGAACCAGCCGCAGGCGTTGATTTTGGCACCGACACGTGAGCTTGCCTTGCAGATCTCAACCACCATCGAGAAACTCGGGCGGCGTCGCCGCATCTCAGCCACGGTCATCGTGGGAGGCGCAGACATGCAAGCTCAAGTGCGAGGCTTGCGGCAGCGACCGGATATCTTGGTGGCGACGCCCGGACGACTCCTCGATCATATGTGGAACGGCACAATCTCGTTGTCGGCCATTAAGGTGTTGGTGTTGGACGAGGCAGACCGGATGTTGGATATGGGGTTTGCACCCCAAATCAATCAGATACTTGATGCCTTGCCGCAAGAGCGGCAGACATTGCTGTTCTCGGCTACGCTACCGACCGATCTCGCGCGATTGATTCACGCAAACGTCAGCAATCCCGTTCGCGTGATGATTACACCGTCCGCAACCACCGCCGATGGCGTGACGCAGGCGATTCATCATACGTCGCACGACGCGAAAGGTGACCTGCTTTTGTCGCTTTTGGGGTCGGACAAGGATACGGCGCTCGTGTTTACCAGGACAAAGCACCGTGCCGATCGGCTGGGCCGCATGTTGAATAGCGCAGGACATCGAGTGGCCGTGCTGCACGGGGACCGAAGTCTGTCGCAGCGGCGCGCGGCGCTGGAGGGATTCAGGCGCGGGTCATTTCGTGTACTGGTTGCAACGGATATTGCCGCCAGAGGAATCGATGTGGCGAACATCGGGCACGTCATCAACTTCGATCTGCCCAATTGCCCCGAGGATTACGTCCATCGTATCGGTCGCACGGCCCGGATGAAGACGACCGGCCGCGCCACAAGTTTTGTCACAGGCGAAGACCGTCATCAACTGCGAGATATCGAGCGTCTGTTAGGGTATGCGGTGCCGCTTGCTTCCGGAAGCGCGGCTCCCTCGTCGGCGATTTCTTCGGAAGGCCGACAGGCTCATCGGACTGAGCGTCCCTCGCCGAATCAGTGGAAGCGGTCACGACCTCACGGCCGTTCGAACTCCGGTAGGCCTCGAGCTGAAGCATCCTTATCCACGGCCTCGACCGCAATACGTTCATAA
- a CDS encoding RNA-binding protein: MNKCVLYVGGLSDAASDCHLRDLFEVYGTVARAYVVRHKHSGRSAGYGFVEMGSGEQALSAVVALEGALFEGNRLRLYVTPHVSAHT; encoded by the coding sequence TTGAATAAATGCGTGCTGTATGTCGGTGGCCTCTCGGACGCCGCTTCCGATTGTCACCTCCGTGACCTATTTGAGGTCTACGGCACCGTCGCGCGCGCCTATGTCGTGCGACACAAACACAGCGGGAGATCGGCCGGCTATGGATTTGTGGAAATGGGCTCGGGCGAGCAAGCCCTCAGCGCGGTCGTCGCCCTGGAAGGTGCGCTGTTTGAGGGCAATCGTTTGCGACTCTACGTCACGCCCCATG